A window from Leptothermofonsia sichuanensis E412 encodes these proteins:
- a CDS encoding GAF domain-containing protein, protein MVNQTNAASDMSRFQPIQPVWNTPSSSSISTELTAQLPITPNPKQKVSVIQKFSDLPVGRKQFIALLVCQLVPILGFSVGTILMLTSQSKTQLLDQATSEVAILEANYNLKVDQLGLSARGLANNSILINAAKAQIGSGELRPELQEQVREILRKEMQTHQLEYVTLVSKDLRIIGNANANRQGETFDPNGLVSAAMRNGQQIKASAIAPWSELMKESVSLPTGFTNRDALIRYVITPVTDPNTQDVIGSLVVGILVNNTLAVLGGTTSSLGDGYSGVYFRQPNGQFGLATALNNTALDKGNVTQESSRSNISISDPFLLKAAAAAPKGETVTGQVTIDGVPYTVAAKAAPNRIVETANGAFPAYSRQPAAILVRGIPNERLYGLLRASLVQQGTALFVGLVMVLFCASVLRRTVTRPLQDLERATLAFARGDRTARAEVSFKDEVGRLATLFNYLTDRIADSEQALTLEAERQRHQIREAQLLSDVIVNIRRSIKIEDIMRTSVNEIRQFMGVERVLLYRFNDDYKSGTITAESVAPGWVKALGQTIHDPLSEDALDRFNSGRVSFINNWEEAKLNNCYCEILERLQVKANMVVPIKSNNKLFGLLCAHSCSSPREWKESELDFLGRLGAQIGYALDQADLLERQKEESRLSRLLNEITLSIRENFSKESILNTTVREMRRVLNADRVVVYQFNSDMTGTIIAEAISLGWLPLLGETVTDPFREGLVDQYRNGRIRVMNDIYAEGLTECHRELLEGFQIRASITAPFLHGSRLMGLLCIHQCSDPREWKEAEINFVQQLSNQLGFAIEQAILFEEKEKSRLQAETILQEQRQQQETLQRQLVSLLGDVEGVAMGDLTVRADVTAGDIGTVADFFNSIVESLRQIVTQVKQSALHVNMAISEHESAIRELAKEALRQAQETTLTLDSVEQMTHSIRAVAENARQAAEVTRTASSTAEAGGAAMDLTVQNILTLRDTIGETAKKVKRLGESSQQISKVVSLINQIALQTNLLAINAGIEAARAGEEGQGFAVVAEEVGELAARSAAATREIEQIVETIQRETSEVVEAMEQGTTQVVEGTYLVGNARQSLEQIMMVSRQIDSLVQSISEATVSQVQTSQTISSLMEEVAQVAERTSNSSLQVSDSLRQTVAIARELQKSVETFKVG, encoded by the coding sequence ATGGTCAATCAAACCAACGCTGCCTCTGATATGTCTCGGTTTCAGCCAATTCAGCCGGTCTGGAATACACCATCTTCCTCTTCTATCAGTACTGAGCTAACCGCTCAACTTCCCATTACGCCCAATCCCAAACAGAAGGTATCAGTGATTCAAAAATTTTCCGATTTACCGGTTGGACGCAAACAATTCATTGCCCTGTTGGTCTGCCAACTGGTACCCATTCTGGGCTTCAGCGTAGGGACGATCCTGATGTTGACCAGCCAGTCAAAAACCCAGTTGCTCGACCAGGCAACATCAGAAGTTGCCATTTTAGAAGCTAACTACAACCTTAAAGTTGACCAACTGGGGTTGAGTGCTCGTGGTTTGGCGAATAATTCTATTCTGATCAATGCCGCAAAAGCTCAGATTGGTTCAGGTGAGTTGCGTCCTGAGTTACAGGAACAGGTGCGGGAAATCTTGAGGAAAGAGATGCAAACTCATCAGTTAGAGTACGTGACTCTGGTGAGCAAAGATTTACGAATCATTGGAAATGCCAATGCCAATCGGCAGGGAGAAACGTTTGACCCGAATGGGTTGGTGAGTGCGGCGATGCGGAATGGACAGCAAATTAAAGCCAGTGCGATCGCTCCCTGGAGCGAACTGATGAAAGAATCAGTGTCACTTCCTACTGGGTTCACGAACCGGGATGCGCTGATTCGCTATGTGATCACCCCAGTTACTGATCCCAACACACAAGACGTCATTGGTTCACTGGTGGTTGGAATTTTGGTGAACAATACCTTAGCTGTTTTAGGAGGTACAACGAGCAGTCTGGGCGATGGCTACAGTGGAGTTTATTTCCGTCAACCGAATGGACAGTTTGGGTTAGCAACGGCACTAAACAATACTGCACTGGACAAAGGCAATGTCACCCAGGAGTCATCCCGGAGCAATATTTCCATTTCTGACCCGTTTTTGTTGAAGGCAGCGGCTGCCGCCCCCAAAGGAGAAACAGTAACTGGACAGGTCACAATTGATGGTGTGCCCTACACTGTGGCTGCCAAAGCCGCTCCTAACAGGATTGTTGAAACAGCCAATGGAGCCTTCCCTGCCTATAGCCGACAGCCTGCGGCAATTCTGGTCAGGGGTATTCCGAATGAGCGCCTGTATGGTTTACTTCGCGCCAGTCTGGTGCAACAGGGAACAGCTCTTTTCGTGGGACTTGTTATGGTTCTATTCTGTGCCTCGGTTTTGCGACGGACCGTGACTCGACCCCTCCAGGATTTGGAGCGGGCAACCCTGGCATTTGCCCGGGGCGATCGCACCGCCAGAGCTGAAGTCTCATTTAAAGATGAAGTTGGACGTCTGGCAACCTTGTTTAACTATCTGACAGACCGTATCGCTGACTCAGAACAGGCGCTGACTTTGGAAGCTGAACGCCAGCGTCATCAGATACGGGAAGCCCAGTTGTTGAGTGATGTGATTGTCAATATTCGACGATCTATCAAAATCGAAGATATCATGCGCACTAGCGTCAACGAAATTCGCCAATTTATGGGTGTTGAGCGTGTATTACTCTATCGTTTCAATGACGATTACAAAAGTGGTACTATCACGGCTGAATCAGTTGCCCCCGGCTGGGTGAAAGCACTTGGGCAAACCATCCATGATCCCCTTTCTGAGGATGCCCTTGATCGGTTTAACAGCGGTAGGGTTTCCTTTATCAACAACTGGGAAGAAGCCAAATTGAACAACTGCTACTGTGAAATTTTGGAGCGGCTTCAGGTTAAAGCCAATATGGTTGTTCCCATCAAGTCCAACAACAAACTCTTTGGTTTGTTGTGTGCTCACTCCTGTAGTAGCCCCCGTGAATGGAAAGAATCAGAACTAGATTTTTTGGGGCGCCTCGGTGCTCAAATTGGCTACGCACTTGACCAGGCAGATTTACTTGAACGCCAGAAAGAGGAGTCCAGGCTTAGTCGCCTGTTGAATGAAATCACTCTTAGCATCCGTGAAAACTTCAGTAAAGAAAGTATTCTCAACACCACTGTAAGGGAAATGCGCCGAGTATTAAATGCAGACCGGGTGGTTGTGTACCAGTTCAATTCTGATATGACTGGCACCATCATTGCAGAGGCGATCAGTCTGGGTTGGTTACCCCTGCTTGGTGAAACCGTCACGGATCCCTTCCGTGAGGGGTTAGTTGACCAATACAGAAATGGACGGATTCGAGTTATGAATGATATTTATGCTGAAGGTCTGACCGAGTGTCACCGCGAATTGCTGGAAGGCTTTCAGATTCGTGCCAGTATCACTGCTCCATTTCTACATGGCAGCCGATTGATGGGGCTGTTGTGCATCCATCAGTGTTCTGATCCACGCGAATGGAAAGAAGCAGAAATCAACTTTGTCCAACAGCTATCCAATCAGCTTGGTTTCGCTATAGAACAGGCGATTCTATTTGAAGAAAAAGAGAAATCGCGTTTGCAAGCGGAAACAATTTTGCAAGAACAGCGCCAGCAGCAAGAAACGTTACAGCGGCAATTGGTGTCCTTGCTGGGAGATGTGGAAGGGGTAGCAATGGGCGACCTGACCGTCCGGGCAGATGTGACGGCGGGAGACATTGGCACCGTTGCCGACTTTTTTAACTCGATTGTGGAAAGCTTGCGGCAAATTGTGACTCAGGTTAAACAATCTGCTTTGCATGTCAACATGGCGATCAGTGAACATGAAAGTGCCATTCGGGAACTGGCAAAAGAAGCGCTGAGACAGGCTCAGGAGACGACCCTGACGCTCGACTCCGTTGAGCAAATGACCCATTCAATTCGGGCAGTTGCCGAGAATGCCCGTCAGGCTGCTGAAGTAACGCGCACTGCATCCAGCACGGCGGAAGCTGGGGGTGCGGCCATGGATCTGACTGTGCAGAACATTCTGACCCTGCGTGACACGATTGGCGAAACGGCGAAGAAGGTGAAACGCCTGGGTGAATCATCCCAGCAAATTTCTAAAGTTGTCTCGCTGATCAATCAGATTGCCTTACAAACCAATCTCCTGGCAATCAACGCTGGAATTGAAGCCGCTCGCGCTGGAGAAGAAGGCCAGGGATTTGCAGTTGTTGCCGAAGAAGTCGGTGAACTGGCTGCCCGTTCTGCCGCTGCCACCCGCGAAATTGAGCAAATTGTAGAAACCATTCAACGGGAAACCAGCGAGGTGGTGGAAGCGATGGAGCAGGGCACAACCCAGGTAGTAGAAGGTACCTATCTGGTTGGCAACGCCAGGCAAAGTCTGGAGCAAATTATGATGGTTTCTCGCCAGATTGATTCTCTGGTACAGTCCATTTCAGAAGCCACGGTGTCCCAGGTGCAAACGTCTCAAACCATTTCTTCCTTAATGGAGGAAGTGGCTCAGGTTGCAGAACGAACTTCCAATTCCTCTCTTCAGGTGTCTGATTCCCTACGCCAGACTGTAGCGATCGCCAGGGAACTTCAGAAGTCTGTTGAGACGTTTAAGGTTGGATAG
- a CDS encoding chemotaxis protein CheW, whose amino-acid sequence MNISTLVPHSVRSHKILGDPYLKVQLEPTVYAVLLMKQVLEVMEVPASRLTPMPNMPACVLGLVNRRSRVFWTVDLAKMLGMGCLDSSLPQHTIAIIRVGQTPLGVSVQHVEGMCWLAPEAIQSPPNYLPSTISPYLNGCVLQDQEVLLVLSAESIVRSPVLHQN is encoded by the coding sequence ATGAATATCTCCACCCTGGTTCCCCACTCGGTCCGTTCGCACAAGATTCTGGGAGATCCTTACCTCAAGGTTCAACTGGAACCCACCGTGTATGCGGTTTTGCTGATGAAGCAGGTGCTGGAAGTAATGGAGGTGCCTGCTTCGCGTCTGACGCCCATGCCCAATATGCCTGCCTGTGTTTTGGGGTTGGTCAACCGCCGCAGTCGAGTTTTCTGGACTGTTGACCTGGCAAAGATGTTGGGGATGGGATGTCTGGATTCCAGCCTGCCGCAGCACACGATCGCAATCATTCGGGTTGGGCAAACTCCTCTGGGGGTTTCTGTGCAACACGTTGAAGGTATGTGCTGGCTGGCACCTGAAGCAATTCAGTCCCCTCCCAATTATCTACCATCGACAATTTCACCCTACTTAAACGGTTGTGTGTTGCAAGACCAGGAAGTACTGCTGGTGCTGAGCGCTGAGAGCATTGTGCGATCGCCAGTCTTGCACCAGAACTGA
- a CDS encoding SDR family oxidoreductase has product MKALVAGASGQTGRRIVQELVNRGIPVRALVRNQESARIILPSEAEIVVGDVLQPASLMDAIADCTVLLCATGASPSFDPTGPYRVDYEGTKNLVDAAKAKGIQHFVLVSSLCVSRILHPLNLFFLILVWKKQAETYLQQSGLTYTIVRPGGLRNDDNSDAIVMTGADRLFEGSIPRSKVAQVCVEALFHPTARNQIVEIVASPDAPPKRFEEMFASLKES; this is encoded by the coding sequence ATGAAAGCATTGGTTGCAGGAGCCAGCGGACAGACCGGGCGGCGAATTGTGCAGGAACTTGTAAACCGGGGAATTCCAGTCCGGGCACTGGTGCGAAATCAGGAATCTGCCCGGATAATACTACCATCAGAGGCAGAGATTGTGGTGGGAGATGTGTTGCAGCCCGCCAGTTTAATGGATGCGATCGCTGATTGCACGGTATTACTCTGTGCCACGGGTGCCAGTCCCAGCTTTGACCCGACTGGACCCTACCGGGTGGACTACGAAGGCACCAAAAATTTAGTGGATGCTGCAAAAGCAAAAGGGATTCAGCACTTTGTTCTCGTTTCCTCCCTCTGTGTTTCGCGCATCCTGCATCCATTGAATCTGTTTTTCCTGATCCTGGTCTGGAAAAAGCAGGCAGAAACATACTTGCAACAGAGTGGCCTGACTTATACTATTGTTCGACCAGGGGGATTAAGAAATGATGACAACTCTGATGCCATTGTGATGACCGGGGCTGATCGTTTATTTGAAGGCAGCATCCCCCGCAGCAAAGTAGCCCAGGTCTGTGTGGAAGCCCTGTTTCATCCGACTGCCCGCAATCAGATTGTGGAAATTGTTGCCAGTCCCGATGCTCCGCCCAAACGCTTTGAGGAAATGTTTGCCAGCCTGAAAGAGTCTTAA
- a CDS encoding HhoA/HhoB/HtrA family serine endopeptidase: MLFLPIWFFPSLVARFTLVVRFSLTIAWSVLLISGLWILPANAEDLEDLPAVAATGTPIKTLEASGQGSFVAAAVKVVGPAVVRIDTERTVTRRGAPDPIFDDPLFRQFFGEDGFLAPREERLRGQGSGFIVNQSGVILTNSHVVNGADKVTVTLKDGRVFEGKVRGADQVTDLAVVKIEGKDLPIALLGDSDQVQVGDWAIAVGNPLGLDNTVTLGIVSTLKRTSAQVGIPDKRLDFIQTDAAINPGNSGGPLVNQRGEVIGINTAIRADAMGIGFAIPINKAKAIKDTLARGEKVAHPYLGIQMTTLTPEMARQNNTDPNTAFMVPEVTGVVVIRVLPNTPAAAGGLRRGDVITEIDGQTITSAAQLQNLVENSQLGQNLQIKILREGQSRQLSVKTAELGDAA, encoded by the coding sequence ATGCTGTTTCTTCCCATCTGGTTTTTCCCGTCTCTGGTTGCCAGGTTTACTCTGGTAGTTCGCTTCAGCCTGACCATTGCCTGGTCTGTCCTGCTAATCAGTGGCTTATGGATACTGCCGGCAAATGCAGAGGATTTAGAGGATTTGCCAGCAGTCGCAGCCACAGGAACTCCAATCAAAACGCTGGAGGCATCGGGGCAGGGCAGTTTTGTGGCTGCTGCCGTGAAGGTGGTGGGTCCTGCTGTCGTTCGGATTGATACAGAACGCACGGTCACTCGTCGCGGCGCTCCCGATCCCATCTTTGACGATCCCCTTTTCCGTCAGTTTTTTGGAGAGGATGGGTTCCTGGCACCCCGCGAGGAACGATTGCGCGGGCAGGGGTCTGGCTTTATCGTCAACCAGAGTGGTGTTATCCTGACCAACTCCCATGTAGTGAATGGAGCAGATAAGGTGACGGTGACACTTAAGGACGGGCGGGTATTCGAAGGTAAGGTCAGGGGGGCTGATCAAGTCACTGACCTGGCGGTGGTGAAGATTGAAGGGAAGGATTTACCGATCGCCCTGTTAGGAGACTCGGACCAGGTACAGGTAGGCGATTGGGCGATCGCGGTGGGCAACCCGCTTGGCTTAGACAATACGGTAACCCTGGGAATTGTCAGTACGCTGAAGCGGACGAGTGCCCAGGTGGGCATTCCCGACAAACGTTTGGATTTCATCCAGACGGATGCTGCCATCAATCCCGGCAACTCTGGCGGTCCCCTGGTCAATCAACGGGGAGAAGTGATTGGCATTAACACGGCTATCCGGGCTGACGCAATGGGAATTGGATTTGCCATTCCGATTAATAAAGCAAAAGCCATTAAAGACACCCTTGCCAGAGGTGAAAAGGTTGCCCATCCTTACCTCGGTATTCAAATGACCACCCTGACGCCAGAAATGGCGCGCCAGAACAACACAGACCCCAACACCGCTTTCATGGTGCCAGAAGTAACCGGAGTAGTGGTGATTCGTGTATTGCCCAACACTCCAGCGGCGGCGGGAGGCTTGCGTCGGGGAGATGTGATTACGGAAATCGACGGTCAAACCATTACCAGCGCTGCCCAACTCCAGAATCTGGTGGAAAACAGCCAACTTGGACAAAACCTGCAAATTAAAATCCTGCGCGAGGGACAGTCCAGACAGCTTTCCGTGAAGACAGCAGAACTGGGTGATGCCGCTTAG
- a CDS encoding metal-sensing transcriptional repressor, with translation MAATERPQRRDLDYFDDDHDHDHRGHEHGTSSHPHVHSEESLRRIVNRLSRIEGHIRGIKTMVQESRPCPDVLVQVAAVRGALDRVARIILDEHLTQCIARAAEEGDIEAEIEELKTALDRFLL, from the coding sequence ATGGCCGCAACCGAACGTCCCCAACGACGAGATCTAGACTACTTTGATGACGACCATGACCATGACCACCGCGGCCATGAGCATGGTACATCCAGTCATCCCCATGTCCATAGTGAAGAGTCGCTGCGGCGAATTGTTAATCGCCTTTCCCGGATTGAGGGTCACATCCGGGGCATTAAAACGATGGTTCAAGAAAGCCGCCCCTGCCCGGATGTGCTGGTTCAAGTTGCCGCTGTGCGAGGTGCCCTGGATCGAGTAGCACGCATTATTTTAGATGAACACCTGACTCAATGCATTGCCCGCGCTGCCGAAGAAGGAGATATTGAAGCAGAAATTGAAGAGCTGAAGACGGCACTTGATCGGTTTCTATTGTGA
- a CDS encoding response regulator transcription factor: protein MSVTLMGTILIVEDTPSEMELISYYLRESGYSVVGAVSAKEALSRAVELKPEVIITDVVMPGMSGFELCRSLKKHPATENIPVIICTSKSQEIDRLWGMKQGASAYLTKPFTCEQLIRAVKSVFG, encoded by the coding sequence ATGAGCGTAACTTTAATGGGCACCATTTTGATTGTTGAGGATACTCCTTCTGAAATGGAGTTGATCAGCTACTATCTGCGCGAAAGTGGCTACAGTGTGGTTGGTGCGGTCAGTGCAAAGGAAGCGTTGAGTCGAGCAGTGGAATTAAAACCAGAGGTGATTATCACCGATGTGGTCATGCCTGGCATGAGCGGGTTTGAACTATGTCGCAGTCTGAAAAAACATCCTGCGACTGAAAACATCCCGGTTATTATCTGCACCTCCAAAAGTCAGGAGATTGATCGCCTGTGGGGGATGAAGCAGGGTGCCAGTGCTTATCTGACAAAGCCTTTTACCTGTGAACAACTGATTCGGGCTGTTAAATCCGTTTTTGGTTAA
- a CDS encoding hybrid sensor histidine kinase/response regulator — MSQDKEFEIRRQFLDEAQEYLNTLDSAILGLAHHRVDGQKINAALRAAHSIKGGAGLMGFEVLSHLAHRLEDSFKALKVQKSLEIDTDLENLLLAAVGCLRRVIEGDRQATPPDPDWLETDGYPIFEQLHQILGDPQDEDAHSILSPEEGQDVIPMLFETEVEGCLQRLEAVLEDPDQPCLREEVTILAQELAGLGEMLQLAPFTRLCESVTQALDQVPDRERDGAIAQVALKAWRRTQALVLTGQFDLLPTEIELPQRFDSTPSDSTPSDSTPSDSTLSDRVCDLQESAIDPQFMTVVAETSLPAIAALEQSSSTPKTQPDSTRKRSTVRESQVTDFKILDTGADTSDTIEEDQDATVRVSVRQLNQLNDLFGELAIDRNGLDLYLKRLRNLTVTLQQRLKTLEHLNAQMRTACDKILSPGLKPPIPLLTGSAVHPLAACTRLTEADRGIDERESLHSKFDVLEMDRYSDLHLLAQEVMETTVQIQELTSDLELSLDDAEQTSRSLSKTARQLQTNLTQIRMRPLSDVVDRFPRALRELALQYGKPVRLNIVGGSTLIDRNILEQLNDPLMHLLRNAFDHGIEDPATRKARGKPAEGQIEIRANHRGNRTYITVSDDGGGIPLDKVRDRAEQMGLDATLLANASDEELLTLIFEPGFSTTDQVTALSGRGMGMDVVRHNLRRIRGEITVNTQAGTGTTFILSVPFTLSIARVLLVESHGMLLAFPTDVVKEMLLLKPEDVINTAGSEALNYQQRLVQLVRLPQWLVFHCPRHPHNLEVPPAISAPVVLIVNQGNQPVGLQVDRSWGEQEVAIRRIEGSIPMPPGFNHCIIMGDGRVVPLVNVSDLLHWISHYERPSDPPPASPQPLNLASASRAALPPVVPPTPVQKATILIVDDSINVRRFLALMLERAGYRVEQAKDGQDALEKLLSGLSVEAILCDIEMPRLDGYGFLSKVKAIPQLESIPVAMLTSRSGEKHRQLAINLGAAAYFAKPYNEQTLLRAIAQLVATN, encoded by the coding sequence ATGTCACAGGACAAGGAATTTGAAATTCGACGGCAGTTTCTCGATGAAGCGCAGGAATACCTGAATACATTGGATTCAGCCATATTAGGTCTGGCACATCATCGAGTTGATGGGCAGAAAATCAATGCGGCTTTGAGGGCTGCCCACTCGATTAAGGGTGGTGCAGGCTTGATGGGGTTTGAGGTATTGAGCCATCTGGCGCATCGTCTGGAAGACTCGTTCAAGGCTTTAAAGGTGCAAAAATCCCTGGAGATTGACACTGACCTGGAAAATCTATTGTTAGCCGCCGTGGGTTGCCTGCGCCGGGTGATCGAGGGCGATCGCCAGGCGACTCCCCCTGACCCGGACTGGCTGGAAACAGATGGCTATCCTATCTTTGAGCAACTGCATCAGATCCTGGGAGATCCTCAGGATGAAGATGCCCACTCTATCCTGTCCCCTGAAGAAGGGCAGGATGTTATTCCCATGCTGTTTGAGACAGAAGTAGAGGGCTGTTTGCAGCGGTTGGAGGCGGTACTGGAAGATCCAGATCAGCCCTGTTTACGGGAAGAAGTAACGATTCTGGCGCAGGAACTGGCCGGATTAGGAGAAATGCTCCAGCTTGCTCCATTCACCCGCCTGTGCGAATCTGTGACCCAGGCTCTGGATCAGGTACCAGACAGAGAGCGGGATGGGGCGATCGCTCAGGTTGCCCTGAAAGCCTGGCGCAGGACCCAGGCACTGGTTTTAACGGGACAGTTTGACCTGCTACCAACCGAAATTGAGCTGCCCCAGCGGTTCGATAGCACCCCGTCTGATAGCACCCCGTCTGATAGCACCCCGTCTGATAGCACCCTGTCTGATCGTGTCTGTGACTTGCAGGAATCAGCGATTGACCCCCAATTTATGACCGTGGTTGCTGAAACCTCTCTGCCAGCGATCGCTGCCCTTGAACAATCCAGTTCAACGCCAAAAACGCAACCAGACTCTACCCGGAAACGCTCTACAGTCCGGGAATCTCAAGTTACTGATTTCAAAATTTTGGACACGGGTGCAGATACATCCGACACCATTGAAGAAGATCAGGATGCAACGGTGCGGGTTTCTGTACGCCAGCTCAACCAGTTGAATGACCTGTTTGGCGAACTCGCCATCGATCGCAACGGATTAGACCTCTATCTGAAGCGCCTGCGAAACCTGACCGTTACCTTGCAACAACGGCTGAAAACCCTGGAGCATCTCAATGCTCAAATGCGAACTGCCTGCGACAAAATACTTTCGCCTGGGTTAAAGCCTCCAATTCCGCTGCTGACAGGTTCCGCGGTCCACCCACTGGCTGCCTGCACCAGATTAACTGAAGCGGATCGGGGAATTGACGAGCGAGAAAGCCTCCACAGCAAATTTGATGTCCTGGAAATGGATCGTTACAGTGATCTGCATCTGCTGGCTCAAGAGGTCATGGAAACAACGGTTCAAATTCAAGAACTGACCAGTGACCTTGAACTCAGCCTGGATGATGCCGAACAAACCAGTCGTAGCCTCAGTAAAACGGCCAGACAATTGCAAACCAACCTGACCCAGATTCGGATGCGACCGCTGTCGGATGTGGTAGACCGCTTTCCCCGTGCCCTGCGGGAACTGGCATTGCAATATGGCAAACCAGTACGGCTCAATATTGTTGGTGGCAGCACTCTGATTGATCGCAACATTCTGGAGCAGTTAAACGACCCTCTCATGCATTTGCTGCGGAATGCCTTTGATCATGGCATTGAAGATCCGGCAACCCGCAAAGCACGAGGCAAACCGGCAGAGGGACAGATTGAAATTCGGGCTAACCATCGGGGCAACCGTACCTACATTACCGTAAGTGACGATGGGGGTGGCATTCCTCTGGACAAAGTTCGCGATCGCGCCGAGCAAATGGGACTGGATGCCACCCTGCTTGCCAATGCCAGCGATGAAGAACTGCTGACTCTCATCTTTGAACCAGGCTTTAGTACCACTGACCAGGTTACCGCCCTATCTGGGCGGGGGATGGGCATGGATGTGGTGCGGCATAACCTGAGACGCATTCGGGGTGAAATCACGGTCAATACCCAGGCTGGAACTGGCACCACCTTTATCCTGTCTGTCCCCTTTACCCTGTCCATTGCGCGGGTGCTGCTGGTCGAAAGCCACGGCATGTTACTGGCGTTTCCCACAGACGTGGTCAAAGAAATGTTGTTGCTGAAGCCAGAGGATGTCATCAATACAGCAGGTAGTGAAGCCCTCAACTATCAGCAGAGGCTGGTGCAACTTGTGCGCCTGCCTCAGTGGCTTGTGTTTCATTGTCCCCGTCACCCCCACAACCTGGAAGTTCCCCCCGCCATCAGTGCTCCGGTTGTGTTGATCGTCAACCAGGGCAATCAACCCGTTGGGCTTCAGGTTGATCGCTCCTGGGGTGAGCAGGAAGTGGCTATCCGGCGTATTGAGGGCAGTATTCCCATGCCACCTGGGTTCAACCATTGCATCATTATGGGGGATGGGCGCGTGGTGCCCCTGGTCAATGTATCCGACCTGTTGCACTGGATCAGTCATTATGAACGCCCTTCTGATCCTCCACCGGCTTCACCTCAACCCCTCAACCTGGCCAGTGCCAGCCGGGCAGCACTGCCTCCAGTTGTCCCTCCCACACCAGTGCAAAAAGCCACTATCCTGATTGTGGATGATTCCATCAATGTCCGCCGCTTTCTGGCACTGATGCTGGAGCGAGCAGGCTATCGAGTTGAACAAGCTAAAGATGGTCAGGATGCCCTGGAAAAACTACTTTCTGGGTTGTCTGTTGAGGCAATCCTTTGCGATATCGAAATGCCCCGTCTGGATGGCTACGGATTCCTATCTAAAGTCAAAGCTATCCCCCAACTGGAATCAATCCCGGTCGCCATGCTCACTTCCCGCAGTGGTGAGAAACACCGTCAACTTGCCATAAATCTGGGTGCTGCCGCTTACTTTGCCAAACCCTACAATGAACAGACCCTGCTACGGGCGATCGCTCAACTGGTGGCGACCAACTGA
- a CDS encoding response regulator, giving the protein MSPISMVSYGTFPKFYPRHLLTQLASCLTSGCLQVSDGLTSWLIYLDQGKLVYATNSVKPFERLDRHLRQMNRQVPTLERTIRVQARLLFEAVADSRSTGVSADYRAIRWLVEQQHLNVTQAATLIETIAQEVLESFLTLTEATHELIDKEKLDDYPKLCQIDLQSIIGSDQELVEPLPPEMKPWARSSEKLNLFSRHDAELSHEVEVLQEPSSSSEDLTEAINPTWAIESVHPTFRNALAQSSKSHYIIACIDDSPVVLKAIKSFLDDASFTVIMINDPIKALMQVIRSKPDVILLDVGMPNLDGYELCSLLRRHPSFKNTPIIMVTGNTGFIDRAKAKLVGASGYLTKPFTQPELLKMVFKHLS; this is encoded by the coding sequence ATGAGCCCCATATCTATGGTTAGCTACGGAACCTTCCCTAAATTCTATCCCCGCCATTTGTTAACGCAATTAGCCAGTTGCCTTACTAGCGGTTGTTTGCAGGTATCAGACGGCTTGACTTCCTGGCTGATTTATCTCGATCAGGGCAAGCTGGTTTATGCGACCAATTCTGTCAAACCGTTTGAGCGGCTCGATCGCCATTTACGCCAGATGAATCGTCAGGTACCTACGCTGGAACGGACTATTCGGGTGCAGGCGCGGCTCTTGTTTGAAGCCGTAGCCGACAGCCGTTCTACGGGGGTTAGTGCTGACTATCGGGCAATTCGCTGGTTAGTTGAGCAGCAGCATTTGAATGTGACTCAAGCCGCCACGCTGATTGAGACGATCGCCCAAGAAGTGCTGGAGTCCTTTCTGACCTTAACAGAAGCAACCCATGAATTAATTGACAAAGAAAAACTGGATGATTATCCCAAACTTTGCCAGATTGATTTGCAGTCAATCATAGGTTCTGATCAGGAGCTAGTAGAACCACTACCACCAGAGATGAAACCCTGGGCGCGATCGTCTGAGAAACTCAATCTATTTTCGAGGCATGATGCAGAGCTATCCCATGAAGTAGAGGTATTGCAGGAGCCTTCTTCATCTTCTGAGGATCTGACTGAGGCAATCAATCCTACCTGGGCAATAGAATCTGTCCATCCAACGTTCAGAAATGCTCTGGCACAATCCTCTAAAAGCCATTACATTATTGCCTGCATTGATGATAGTCCTGTAGTTCTGAAAGCCATCAAATCATTTTTAGATGATGCCAGCTTTACAGTGATTATGATTAATGACCCAATCAAAGCATTGATGCAGGTGATTCGTAGCAAACCCGATGTCATTCTATTGGATGTAGGAATGCCTAATCTGGATGGCTATGAGTTGTGTTCTCTCCTGCGCAGACACCCTAGCTTCAAAAATACACCCATCATTATGGTGACAGGCAATACTGGATTCATCGATCGGGCAAAGGCGAAATTGGTCGGGGCATCCGGTTATTTGACCAAGCCATTTACACAGCCAGAGCTATTGAAGATGGTATTTAAGCACCTATCGTAA